From the genome of Halobacteriovorax marinus SJ:
GGAAACTTTATTCGTCATGCGGCCATGATTAAAGAAGTCTTACCTACTGGTCACCTTGTCCTCTATAGCTCTACAACGCCAGTGAAAGTTAGAGAACTAGAGGTACGTGAAGGAATGCCTCTTCATGTCCTAAGTGGAAAACCGTGGGGCTTTAAAAGAATAAGGCCAGCAGCGATGAGTGCTCATGAATTAGAGGACTATTCACTAAATCAATACGACCTCTTAAATCAAGTTGGAGAAGATTCATTTTTTCCAAGAGTTATAGATCATTTAAAAGTTGAAGAGGATAGCCTCGAAGAAAATCTAAAAAGAAGAGTGAGAAACCTCTGCTCTCAACTAAAGCTTAGGAATAGAGAAATTAACTCTACACAGATCTACTTAGAAAGTATTGGACATCGCTGTATGAATTATAGTGAGTACGATGAACACTCAACCCCCTCAAGAGATAAGTCCCTACTCAATGGAATCAAGAGACTTCTCTACGGTTGGAAGAAAATTAGAAGATCTAATAGTGCAACAGAACTAAGCCATGAGCTCACAAGTGCATTGGACTCAATCCTTAGAAAGAACGATTCAGATGAAGCTCGCCTTGAGCTTAGAAAGATGTGTCATATTCGGCTTAACCTAAACGGTGAAAACCTATTATACGATCTTAAAAATTTCTTCGACCTTTCCATGAAGGGACAAATCTCTTCTCACCCCAACGACACAGTGGCCAAAAGGTGGGGAGCACCGGGTCAAAACACCTCTTGCAAGAGTTTTTATTAAGAAAAAACCGAATTCTAAAGAAAAATACTCGATAATCCTAAATTTTATTTGTACGATACCTCTGCATTCCACAGAAGGATTGACATATGGAAACAAAAACACAATGCATCAAAAACAAGAAGATTAACGCTTTTACTCTCGAAAATTTTGAGAACTTAGGAAGTATCAACAATTGCCACTTGGCAAAGTCTACTTTCCAAAATTCTAAAATGGATAAGATAAAAGTTAAACACTCACACCTTGCTAAGGCCAATTTACAAAAGTGCAATATTAAAAAGGCTTCTTTTCAAAATACAAATTTAGAAAAGTCTTCTTTTGCATGGTCTAACCTACAACAGAATAGATTTCTAAGTGATAATATTTCGAATGTTAACTTTCAATTTGTCGACTTATCTCACTCTACTCTAGTTAAGTGTAAGGCCCTAAACTCAGACTTTAGATGGTCTAAACTTACTAGTGCTACATTTATTGATTGTAATTTAAAAGGTGCGAACTTCTCTAATTCAGATCTTAGAAATGTAAATTTCGAAAGCTGTAATCTAAAAGGAGCAAAGTATAATATTAATACTCTTCTTCCTTTTTCAAGAGACAAGGCAAATAGCTTAGGTATGAATTTCGTAGGTGTTAACTAGGACTTCTTTGGAAGTTTAATTGTAAACTCTGCAAACTCACCGAGCTCACTATCAATATCAAGCTCACCTTGATGAACACCAACAATAATTTCATGACTGAGAGAGAGCCCTAAACCGGTTCCCTCTCCTGTTGGTTTTGTCGTATAGAATGGATCAAAGACATCTTTCAACTTTTCCTTTTCAATTCCAATTCCATTATCTCTAATCTTTATAATTATGAATTTAGAATCTTGCAGGGAAGTTATAATTAGCTCTGCCTCATAAGGGTCCTTCTCCTGCTCTTTTCTTAAGTTCATTGAATAGAAAGCATTAGTGAACATATTCAATAACACTCTACCAAACTCCCCCTTGGCCAGTTCTGCCTTTGGTAAAGAGTCTTCTAATCTTAGTGTGATCTTTGCATTAAAACCATGATACTTCGCCTTGATTGCATGAAAGGCAAAGTTAACATTCTCTTCAATTAAGTTATTCACTTCCTCTAAAGACTTTTCAGACTCTTTAGATCTTGAATGGTCTAGCATTGAGCGGATAATCGTCTCTGCTCTCTTTCCATGCATATGAATCATATTGCTAAATTCTTTTAATTCATCTAAAGACTCTTTGACCTCACTAAAGTCAGGGGTCTTTGACTCCAGCTCTTTTGCAATGTCCGAACAACTCTCCTGGCTTGCTTGAGAGAAATTGATAACAAAGTTCAATGGATTATTTAACTCGTGAGCAATCCCTGAAGTTAAGCTACCAAGTGATGCTAACTTCTCTTGAGCAACTAACCTAGTCTGCATATTCTTAAGCTCGTCTAGGTTTTCACTTAGCTCTACATTCTTCTGCTCAACTTCAGCAGTCCTCTTTTCAACTAATACCTCTAGTTGCTGTTGATATCTTTTTAGCTCTTTTTCAGCAAAGTGCTTCTGAGTAATATCAGATCCAAACCCAATAATCTCAATGATATCACCTTCAGCGTTTCTCCTTAAGAGAGTTGACCAATTTATGACAACCTCAGTTCCCCTCTTAGACTTAAGCGGAAGAATAAAGTCTTTTACCTCTGTAAATTTACTTTCATCTAAGAACTCTTTAACCCCTCTCTCATTACC
Proteins encoded in this window:
- a CDS encoding pentapeptide repeat-containing protein, whose translation is METKTQCIKNKKINAFTLENFENLGSINNCHLAKSTFQNSKMDKIKVKHSHLAKANLQKCNIKKASFQNTNLEKSSFAWSNLQQNRFLSDNISNVNFQFVDLSHSTLVKCKALNSDFRWSKLTSATFIDCNLKGANFSNSDLRNVNFESCNLKGAKYNINTLLPFSRDKANSLGMNFVGVN
- a CDS encoding ATP-binding protein encodes the protein MNEKPRSHLSFELLKWILICSTFFTFLGAGVQLYTDYKSGLRVINSTLSQIKDSYVQSMSNSLWNLDDEQISIQIKGIKKLKDIQYIKVSERRNNTFKVYSEVGEYKDKNVIEQEYTLEYRNGDNVNKIGKLQVQATLDGLFSRLFDKILVILITQTVKTFIVSFCILYIIHVLVSKKIMTLVSFAKQLRIKNLDAPISIDRESNKLDEIDELAKSMNQMRVHLKLSVDKMKRSEKNIIEERDYSNGLINGSPYIICGLTPKGIVNFLNPVGLNITGVKRNEIIGRDFFKTLGIEGNERGVKEFLDESKFTEVKDFILPLKSKRGTEVVINWSTLLRRNAEGDIIEIIGFGSDITQKHFAEKELKRYQQQLEVLVEKRTAEVEQKNVELSENLDELKNMQTRLVAQEKLASLGSLTSGIAHELNNPLNFVINFSQASQESCSDIAKELESKTPDFSEVKESLDELKEFSNMIHMHGKRAETIIRSMLDHSRSKESEKSLEEVNNLIEENVNFAFHAIKAKYHGFNAKITLRLEDSLPKAELAKGEFGRVLLNMFTNAFYSMNLRKEQEKDPYEAELIITSLQDSKFIIIKIRDNGIGIEKEKLKDVFDPFYTTKPTGEGTGLGLSLSHEIIVGVHQGELDIDSELGEFAEFTIKLPKKS